One Meles meles chromosome 11, mMelMel3.1 paternal haplotype, whole genome shotgun sequence DNA segment encodes these proteins:
- the MRRF gene encoding ribosome-recycling factor, mitochondrial isoform X2, whose amino-acid sequence MPQKQIPTPQPDRPPNASASQPPAARPSVTRYACAAATPRDVMAPAQLPSPGSRRSFPSNLGDSCECSQGSSSVMALGLRYFRLAHPVFCNSLAAWTRPVSEGTLTTASGRQNDRGQSVAPPAVPVRHFATKKAKAKGKGQFQTRVNLNAALVEDIISLEEVDEEMKSVMEALKDNFNKTVNIRTSPGSLDHITVVTADGKLALNQIGQISMKSPQLILVNMASFPECTAAAIKAIRESGMNLNPEVEGTLIRVPIPKSAKWPMTPLQSWTGIWQ is encoded by the exons ATGCCCCAGAAGCAGATCCCGACTCCACAGCCCGACCGCCCTCCAAACGCGTCCGCCTCGCAGCCGCCCGCTGCCAGGCCGTCGGTGACGCGCTACGCCTGCGCCGCCGCAACGCCCCGTGACGTCATGGCGCCCGCGCAGCTGCCGTCACCGGGGTCGCGTAGGTCTTTTCCTAGTAACCTGGGCGATAGCTG TGAATGTTCACAAGGATCGTCTTCAGTCATGGCCTTGGGTTTAAGGTACTTCCGCTTGGCCCACCCTGTCTTTTGTAACTCCCTTGCAGCCTGGACCAGACCTGTTTCAGAAGGGACACTGACGACAGCGAGTGGAAGACAAAATGACCGTGGGCAATCCGTGGCCCCCCCGGCTGTACCAGTCCGTCATTTTGCTACCAAGAAAGCCAAAG CCAAAGGGAAAGGACAATTCCAAACCAGAGTGAATCTTAACGCTGCCTTGGTTGAAGATATAATCAGCTTGGAAGAGGTGGATGAAGAAATGAAGTCCGTGATGGAAGCACTCAAAGACAATTTCAATAAGACTGTCAATATAAGGACCTCACCAG GATCCCTTGATCATATCACTGTGGTAACTGCGGATGGGAAGCTTGCTTTAAACCAGATTGGCCAGATCTCCATGAAGTCTCCACAACTGATTTTGGTGAATATGGCCAGCTTCCCAGAG TGTACAGCTGCAGCTATCAAGGCTATAAGAGAAAGTGGAATGAATCTGAACCCAGAAGTGGAAGGGACGCTAATTCGGGTACCCATTCCCAA